The Saprospiraceae bacterium sequence GGCCTGAACTCATTGAAAAGTTGATTGAGTTGTATAATGCCGGCATTTATCCTGTTATTTTTCAATTGGGATCACTTGGGGCATCCGGCGATCTGGCTCCTCTGGCACATCTTTCGCTTCCTCTGATCGGTCAGGGCACGGTGTATTTTGAAGGAAATATACAGCCTTCCCGATTAGTTATGGATAAGTGTGGAATCTCAGGAATCACTCTAAAATCCAAAGAAGGATTGGCACTGCTGAACGGAACGCAGTTTTCATTGGCATACGCCGGAGTGATTGCTGCAGAAGCAAAAGCGATTTTTCATATTGCCAATAAGATAGCAGCTTTATCTATGGATGCATTTGTATGTGATATCTCACCATTTGATCCATTGATACATCACATAAGGCCTCACCAAGGACAAATAGTTGCAGCAGAAGAAATATTTAGTTATCTGGTCCGGAGCGGGATAAGAAAGAAAAAAAGATATAGTGTTCAGGACCCTTACTCGTTCCGATGTGTACCGCAAGTGCATGGAGCGGGCTTAAACGCTATATTGCATGCCAGCGATGTGATCAATACCGAAATAAATGCAGTGACCGACAATCCCAATATTTTTGACGATGATGACAAAATTCTCAGTGGCGGCAACTTCCATGCTCAACCGCTGGCATTGGTTTTGGATTATATTTGTATCGCCATCGCTGAATTTGGAAGTATTTCTGAAAGAAGAATCTATCAACTGATCAACGGTGAGCGAGGTCTTCCTGAATTTCTGACAAAATATCCGGGTCTGGATTCAGGTTTTATGATTGCGCAATATACCGCTGCTTCTATTGTATCTCAAAATAAACAATACTGTACGCCGGCATCAGTGGACTCCATAGTGTCCAGCAAAGGTCAGGAAGACCATGTCAGCATGGCAGCAAATGCTGCGACCAAAGCCTTCAAAGTACTCAACAATGTAAAAACAATAATGGCGATAGAACTGCTTGTAGCCGTACAGGCATTTGAATACAGAAGGCCTTTAAAATCATCAGAACCACTTGAAGCAGTGATGACAGAGGTGAGAAGTAAGGTACCTATTCTCGAAGAGGACAGATTAATGCATGATGATATAATTATCGCTGAAAATATCATCCAAAACTGGATAGTACAATATTGTCTAAACCACCAATAATTATTTGGCCTGAGCAGCCAGCATCTTGCCCAACAACTTACCCATGCGCATAGCCTGTTCGAAGTCACCATCGA is a genomic window containing:
- the hutH gene encoding histidine ammonia-lyase translates to MPRFVIDGTKLKIEDIYLLASGDIKLTLSEEVREKISKNRRYLETVLEDPNQIIYGINTGFGALCNVKISDANLEKLQENLVLSHACGVGELVPQEICKMILLLKIINLSFGYSGIRPELIEKLIELYNAGIYPVIFQLGSLGASGDLAPLAHLSLPLIGQGTVYFEGNIQPSRLVMDKCGISGITLKSKEGLALLNGTQFSLAYAGVIAAEAKAIFHIANKIAALSMDAFVCDISPFDPLIHHIRPHQGQIVAAEEIFSYLVRSGIRKKKRYSVQDPYSFRCVPQVHGAGLNAILHASDVINTEINAVTDNPNIFDDDDKILSGGNFHAQPLALVLDYICIAIAEFGSISERRIYQLINGERGLPEFLTKYPGLDSGFMIAQYTAASIVSQNKQYCTPASVDSIVSSKGQEDHVSMAANAATKAFKVLNNVKTIMAIELLVAVQAFEYRRPLKSSEPLEAVMTEVRSKVPILEEDRLMHDDIIIAENIIQNWIVQYCLNHQ